The Desulfofundulus salinus genome includes the window CAGAAGAAGCCGGGGTGGGTTTGGTTTTGGGCTTCATTGCCAGCCTGGTCTTCCAGAGTCTGGCCGTGGCGGGACAGATCATGGACATCCAGATGGGCTTTTTCATGGCCAACCTTTTCGATCCGGCCATGGGCCACCAGGCCACCATCAGCTCCCGTTTCCTGTACCTTCTGGGCATGGTGCTCTTTCTCATCCTGGACGGCCATCACGTGCTCATTGCCGGCCTGGCCAGAAGTTATGAACTGGTACCCCTGACCGGTGCCGCCCTGGACGGAACCACCACCCTGGCCGTGATCAAGATTTTTGCGCGCATGGTGGCCCTGGCCGTCCAGATTGCCGCCCCCGTGGTGGCGGTGGTGCTGATCATCGATATCTGCCTGGGCCTTTTGGGCCGCACCGCCCCGGAAATGAACATTTTCATGCTGGGCTTTCCGTTGAAGATCGCCCTGGGCATCCTCACTTTAAGCGTGATGGTTCCGCTTTTCGGCGTGGTCTTCCGGGCCATGGTGCGCATGATGGAGCAGAACCTGTATACAGTAATCCGCGGACTTTCCGGGTGACACGAAATAAGTTAATAAATGGCGTGCCAGGCACCTGATTTATTAACTTATTGGGAAGAGGGGATGGAGATTGGCCCACGGTGGGGGCGCCCAGCAGAAAACCGAAGCCCCAACCCCAAGGCGATTGCAGGAAGCCAGGCGCAGGGGCCAGGTGCCGAAGAGCAGGGACTTTGCCGCGGCAGTTGTGCTCATGGCGGCCGTCATCCTGGCCTACCTTTTAAGGGGTCCAGCCATGGAAAACTGGCAGAAAGAGCTCACCTGGTATTTCAGCAACTGCCTGGCCTTTGATCTGGCGCCCGAACACCTGCCCCGGGTAATTTACGATGTCGCCCGCGGGGCGATATGGATGTGCACGCCGTTTTTTCTGGCACTCACCGGTGCAGCCCTGGCAGTGCACCTGGTGCAAACGGGCTTCATCTTTGCTCCGGAGGTAATCAAACCGAACCTGGAGCGGCTCAACCCGGTAAGCGGCCTTTCCCGCATGTTCAGCCTGCGCACCCTGGTGGAGCTGGGTAAAAGCATTATCAAAGTCACGGTGGTGGCGGGGGTCAGTTACCTGGTGGTCAAAGCGTACCTGCCCGAGCTGCTGCTGGTTTTTCACCGTGCCCCCCAGGCGCTCTTCGGCACGGTGGCTGACGTCATGCTGGCGGTGGCCGCGGCCGCGGGCGGTACCTTCCTGCTCCTGGCGGTAATTGACCTCTTCTACCAGCGGTGGGAATATATGCGCAGCATGCGCATGACCAAACAGGAGGTAAAGGATGAACTTAAACAGACCGAAGGAGACCCGCTCATCAAAGGCTGGCAAAGGCGCCGCCAGCGGCAGATCCTGCTCAATCGCATCCGTCAGGAAGTGCCCCGGGCTACGGTGGTAATCACCAACCCCACCCACCTGGCGGTAGCCCTGCGCTACGACGAAAAGGAAATGTCCGCTCCCCGGGTGGTGGCCAAGGGAGCCGGGGACCTGGCCCGCCGCATCCGGGAACTGGCCGCCGAACATAAAGTACCAATCATGCATAATCCCGAAGTGGCCCGGACCCTTTACCACCAGGTGGAAATCGGGCAGGAAATCCCGGTGGAACTCTACCAGGCCGTGGCCCAGATCCTGGCCCTGGTCTACCGCCTGAAAAAACGGCCGGTGTAAGTTAAGGAGGACGTGAATGTTTAGCAAAACCGTACTGACGAGGGTGCGGCACTGTCCGGAGCGAACGACTTGCGAAGCGCCGGTTACAGCACCCGGTGAAGCGAGGTCGCCGGCTCGGCTCTCGAGGACGCCAAACGAAAGCAAATGGAAGAACACCTGTTGGTGACACATCGGGCAGTTTAATATGGTCGTGAGGTAACAGTGTCGATGGTAATCCGCAGAGAGCCAGAGCCGGCCCGAAGCGAACCGCGGTGCTGTCGGCGCGAAGCACTGGAGTGAGCGAGGACAGCGCCGCACCCAACCGGGTTCACTGAACATTTACAGGAGGGACAAACTGTGCCCGCACCCGGCACAACCTTGAGATCACAACTGAAACGCAACACTGACCTGCTTATCGCCGGCCTGATCGTGGGCATCGTGCTGATGATCATCATCCCCATGCCCCCCAGGGCCCTGGACGTACTGCTTTCCATCAGCATCACCCTGGGGCTGGTGATCCTGCTGATTACCATGTTCACCACCGAGCCCCTGCAGTTTTCCATCTTTCCGGCCCTTTTGCTGGTAACCACCCTGTACCGGCTGGCCCTGAACATCTCCTCCACCCGGCTGATCCTGGGGCAGGGGTACGCGGGCAACGTCATCGACGCCTTCGGACACTTTGTGGCCGGGGGCAACTACGTGGTGGGATTCATAGTTTTCATCATCATCACCGTGATCCAGTTTGTAGTAATCACCAGCGGTGCCGGCCGGGTGGCCGAGGTGGCCGCCCGGTTTACCCTGGATGCCATGCCCGGCAAGCAGATGAGCATTGACGCCGACTTCAACTCGGGGCTGATCACCGAGGCCGAGGCCCGGGAAAGGCGCAGGAGGCTGCAGCGGGAGGCCGATTTTTAC containing:
- the flhB gene encoding flagellar biosynthesis protein FlhB: MAHGGGAQQKTEAPTPRRLQEARRRGQVPKSRDFAAAVVLMAAVILAYLLRGPAMENWQKELTWYFSNCLAFDLAPEHLPRVIYDVARGAIWMCTPFFLALTGAALAVHLVQTGFIFAPEVIKPNLERLNPVSGLSRMFSLRTLVELGKSIIKVTVVAGVSYLVVKAYLPELLLVFHRAPQALFGTVADVMLAVAAAAGGTFLLLAVIDLFYQRWEYMRSMRMTKQEVKDELKQTEGDPLIKGWQRRRQRQILLNRIRQEVPRATVVITNPTHLAVALRYDEKEMSAPRVVAKGAGDLARRIRELAAEHKVPIMHNPEVARTLYHQVEIGQEIPVELYQAVAQILALVYRLKKRPV
- the fliR gene encoding flagellar biosynthetic protein FliR encodes the protein MLNYEAVATFILIFVRASAFLAAGPLFFFPSVPRPFKAFMAFVLAVVLFPVVPGVKQDFPGGLLGFALAAAEEAGVGLVLGFIASLVFQSLAVAGQIMDIQMGFFMANLFDPAMGHQATISSRFLYLLGMVLFLILDGHHVLIAGLARSYELVPLTGAALDGTTTLAVIKIFARMVALAVQIAAPVVAVVLIIDICLGLLGRTAPEMNIFMLGFPLKIALGILTLSVMVPLFGVVFRAMVRMMEQNLYTVIRGLSG